From Cryptococcus neoformans var. neoformans B-3501A chromosome 6, whole genome shotgun sequence, the proteins below share one genomic window:
- a CDS encoding hypothetical protein (HMMPfam hit to DAO, FAD dependent oxidoreductase, score: 55.6, E(): 1.3e-13) produces MNGKNCLSRTKMRQQQTANMSPSFDSSRPIVIIGAGIIGLTTVVCLLESQFYKQHRPPIHIIADHLPNDPLDAKYASTIAGAHHLSFAGDGDGRQRKWDMRSESFWLVPADVKTAFQVMYEQWRQSGEDSGLMALKQTELFVGQNDHLKIYEEHPNFMILPASELPPAVDHAVSFTSLTITPSVYLNRLLKQISVLSNGQAKIHRFHLPSLSFLSHPSIRALIGQERPAAVMVCVGLGALVLGDVNDSSMYPTRGQVVKVRAPWVRSGYTRQIGSLNGGEGGERTYVIPRANGEIILGGTREEGDWYPYPREATTRDILRRAIEICPNLCPANLVAQPLSGTDRRPSILASDEQSPSYEKPLDSLVIDSLVGFRPSRKGGIRLERGPDLDENTAVIYNYGHGGAGWQSSWGTAEEAVALLCKTTGN; encoded by the exons ATGAACGGCAAAAACTGTCTGTCCAGAACAAAGATGCGCCAGCAACAAACAGCGAATAtgtctccttcttttgaCTCTTCTCGACCCATTGTCATCATTGGAGCAGGCATCATAGGACTCACTACTGTGGTTTGTCTCCTCGAATCTCAGTTCTACAAACAGCACCGTCCTCCAATCCATATCATCGCAGACCATCTGCCCAACGATCCGCTTGACGCCAAGTATGCGTCCACTATCGCGGGTGCTCACCACTTGAGCTTCGCaggtgatggagatggacggCAAAGGAAGTGGGATATGAGAAGTGAGTCATTCTGGCTCGTACCTGCTGACGTGAAGACAGCTTTCCAAGTCATGTATGAACAATGGAGGCAATCTGGAGAAGATTCGGGGCTGATGGCTTTAAAACAAACCGAACTGTTTGTGGGACAGAATGATCACTTAAAGATATACGAAGAACATCCTAAT TTTATGATTCTTCCGGCCTCTGAGCTTCCACCCGCTGTTGATCACGCCGTCTCGTTTACTTCTCTCACAATTACACCGTCTGTGTATCTCAACCGTCTTTTGAAGCAGATCTCCGTGCTCTCCAACGGCCAGGCGAAAATCCATCGCTttcaccttccttccctcaGCTTCCTATCCCATCCCTCTATCAGAGCTTTAATAGGACAGGAACGGCCTGCGGCCGTCATGGTCTGTGTAGGATTAGGCGCACTTGTATTAGGCGACGTAAATGATTCATCAATGTATCCTACCAGGGGCCAAGTAGTCAAAGTACGCGCCCCCTGGGTCCGTTCTGGTTACACGAGACAAATCGGGAGTCTCAATGGCGGAGAAGGTGGGGAAAGGACGTATGTCATCCCTCGGGCTAACGGGGAAATTATTCTTGGAGGTAcaagagaggagggagactGGTATCCATACCCAAGGGAGGCGACTACGAGAGACATCCTCAGACGGGCAATAGAAATATGTCCCAATCTTTGCCCCGCTAATCTTGTGGCCCAGCCTTTGTCAGGTACCGATCGCCGTCCATCAATCTTAGCCTCCGACGAACAATCACCCTCCTATGAAAAGCCTCTTGATTCACTCGTTATCGACAGTCTGGTCGGGTTTCGTCCCTCGAGGAAGGGGGGTATCAGATTGGAAAGGGGACCTGACCTGGATGAGAATACAGCAGTCATATATAATTATGGACACGGAGGAGCAGGTTGGCAGAGTTCTTGGGGAACAGCCGAAGAAGCCGTGGCTCTGCTCTGCAAGACGACTGGGAACTGA